The window GGCAAATAAAATGAATAATGCTCCCGCCGGCAGTATCAGGGGCTTATAATCGGATAGTTTGAACCAGTGGGAAGTACCCAGAACAAAACCGTAGTAGCAAATGAAAAATTTACAGATGGAAAAGACAAAGGTATTTAGCGCCATGATGGGCATCAACAGCCTTCCGCCGGGGGCGGAACTGAGACCCGTTATAGTGGTAAAAATGGCCCGGGAGGAGCGTTCCGGGTCCAGCGTAACAATAGCCCGTTCAATGGAGAGAACTAAAACCAGGATCCCGGCCAGGAGGCCGGCTGTAAGGGACGGACCTACTTGCTGCGGTTTATGAATATGAAAGATCAGCAGGCTGAACACAATAATTTCACCCACGGGGAAAGCGGTAAAATTAACCGCCGAGTGCAGAATGGGCTTAAATCCCCGGCTCAAAACCGGCAAAAGATTGGAATAATTTGCAAACAGCATGCTGTAGATATGTACGATGGAAAAGCCGATGACCACCAAGAAAATTAAAATTTTAAAGGCCCGGGCCAGGGTTTCGATGCCTAATTTAACGCCATAAGCGGTTAAAGCCACGGTAAAAATAAGAATAACCGTCGGCGGGGTTTGAAAAAGCATAATGGAAGATACGAAGGTTAAAATGTTTCTTAATACCAATGCTCCCAGATGGAAAGTGAACCAGAGGATAAGCAGGCCCAACAGCTTACCCGGCCAGCCCAGAATGGAGCTGCTGTATTGTATCAGGGACTGGCCGGGATACATCCTGTTCAAAGAGGTAAGCAGGGCAATGAGGAGCAAGCCCGGAATAGCCGCCAGCAGCGGTGCCAGCCAGGCGTCTTGTTTAGCCGTCAAAATGGTGGCGGTGGGAGACAGTAACAGGGCGGTACCTACCACATATCCCAGGGTTAAATAGGTTCCGTGTTTGGCCGAGATGAATTCTTTGTCCAAGACGATCTTCCTTAGCAAAAGATTTTTTCCGGTGGTGATTTATAAAAGAGCTACCTATAGGGCGGTACCCAATATCTTTTCCAACTGCAAGGCCAGAGGTTTAAAGATCCCCTCAATCAGCTGGGTGGGATTGGGTAAATTCACATCAAAGGCCATGCCGTAACTATAAACAATAGCCGGCAGCAGCAGAAGGGAAAAGGCGGTTAACTCCCGCCACTTTTTTTGTGCCAGCAGCCGGGGAACTTCCAGTACAATAATCAGGATATAGGCCAGGGTAATTAAAATAACGGTTAAAGCCATGAGCTTCCTCCGATTACTTGATTTTTTGGGGATTTACTGAATTGATGATTAATCCCACACCATTGATGTGACTTTCCACCGCCACGTCCACTTCCAGCTCTTTAAAGGTTTCCGGCCACTGTTTAGAAAGCTCCCGGTTCCAGGCTTCGGGATAATCCCGGTGGACGGCCCCGGCAAAGCCTAAAACATCGGTATTCAGTTCCTGGGCCCGGGTTACTGCTCCGTTGATTTGTTCTTTTACCTCTTTTGCCATCAGGGATTCGATTTTCTTAACCTGTTTTTCATTCAGCTCTATGCCGGGGGCCATTTCTGTAAGATTACCCTGAACCTTAACCTCTACCTTCATAATCAGATGCCCTTCTCTCACTTCAGACTTAAATTTACTGCTGCTTTTGGTTATTTCCACCGATACTCTTTGATTTTGCAGATTTAAGATAAGCAGGCCCTGTCTGACTTTTCCCTGAATCCAGAGCAATCCCCGGCTTTCAACCGGGTTAAACCAGCCCGCCAGTTTATCCCGGTTGAACACAGCGGTGTCTGAAAGGGTTAACTCTTTGGCCGGTGCGGGTTCCTGACCCGGTAAAAATACGCTGTCCGGATCTTTCATCAAGCTCTTGGTAAAGGTAACCCCCGCCGTGTAGGGCTGAGTATTGGGACTGCCAAGCTGCTGCAGGAAATCACCCAGGCTGGATATGGCGTATTTGGCATTGCGGTTGCGGATGTTGATGATATCCGAGAGCACCTGGGATGGGGGCTGACCGGCATTGTTACTGGATTCCAGTATTTCCGGCAAGCCCTCTTTGGCGATCAGGATCCAGGCATTTTGCTTAAATTCCGGATCCCTTTCGATAAAGTCCAGCACATCCGCCAAACCTTTTTTGGCTAGTTTTTCAGAAATAATGAAGACCTGATTATGAGACCAGAAAAAAACATTGGGAGACTTGAGCGTAAGATTCAGCACAGCGTCATAAACAGTTTCCCCGGTACTGTACCAATTTTGAAAGGTATCCACTCCCTGGTTGGTTCTTCCCGTAACTCCCCCGCCGGCCCCGGGAGTTTGGGGCTTTACCGTTTGAGCAATGACGACGATGGTCCCATCCTCTTTTTGATCAATGCCCATACCCACCACAATGCCGGTCTCTTCCGCTTCCCGCAAATCCCAGCAGCCTGCCAGGCTGAAAGAAAGCAGAAGGATACCAAGCAGCTGGAGAAACTTTCTTCTCAAGGATCCCACCCCCTACTCCTTTTTCCCAGGCGGCCTTGGTTTAAGATTTCGGCCCATCAATTGGTTGTTCTGCTGTACCAGCTCTGCCGGTCGTTTGGATCGGGTCCAGTGAGGAGCCACAATCAAGGTGTCTTTTAAACCCTGCCAATTAAAGGGCGCCAGAGGGCTTAAATAAGGAACCCCAAAACTTCTTAGAGAACATAAATGAAGCAGAATGGCTAACAGGCCGATCATCACACCAAATAGTCCCAGGAAAGCTGCGGAAATCATTAAAGGAAAGCGCAGCATGCGAATGGTAATGCCAAAATTGTACTGAGGGATGGTGAAGGTGGCAATGCCGGTGAAGGCCACCACGATAACCATCAAGGGAGATACAATGTTGGCCTGGACGGCTGCCTGACCGATGACCAGGGCCCCTACGATGCTGACGGCCTGGCCTATGGGCCCCGGCAGGCGGATACCCGCTTCCCGCAGTGTTTCAAAGGCTGCTTCCATCAGCAGGGCTTCCAGGAAAGCCGGAAAGGGTACTCCCTGACGGGCCGCAGCAATACTGATAAACAGAGTGGTGGGGATCATTTCCTGGTGGAAGTTGGTGATGGCAATGTATAGGGACGGCAGCGTCAAGGCGGCTAAAAAAGCCAGATATCGCAGCCACCGGATCAGGGTGGCAAAGTAAAAGTTGACGTAATAATCCTCCGGATGCTGCAGTAAAGACAGCAGTTCCCCGGGAACCACCAAAGCCAGCGGGGTATTATCGGTGAGAACGGCCACTTTTCCTTCCGCCAGATTTCCCACCACCCGGTCCGGTCTTTCGGTTACGAGCATCTGGGGAAAGGGAGAATAAGGGCTGTCCTTAATAAAGTGTTCCAAATAACCGCTTTCCAGGACCACGTCGATATCAATTCTTTCCAGCCGCTTCCGCACTTCCGCCACCAGACCTTCGGAGGCAATGGTTTTTATATACAGCAGGGCTACGGTGGTATTACTGACTTTACCGATTTTTAAAGTTTCCACTACCAGATTGGGAGAGGCCAGCCGCTTGCGGATCAGGCCGATGTTAACAGGCAGCCCTTCAATGAAGGCGTCCCGGGGACCCCTTACAGAGTTCTCCAGGGAGGGCTGGGGAATATCTCTCATTTTATAGCCTTTGCAGCTTATGGCAAAAGCACGGGGAAAACTATCCACCAATAAAATCACTTCACCCGTCAGCAGGCTGGAAATGATGTCATCAAAGGCAGTATATTGTTTTATTTCGGCCCGGGAGATTAGCCCCCCCTCGGTTAAGACCTTGAGTAAATGAACACCGGAACGCTGATTCAGAGGGGGTTCCAGCAGGGGGCTCATGATCTCCCGGTCTAAAAGGGGAGGGTCAATCAGGTTATCTATATAAATCACGGCAGCCTCCAGGGGTTGCTCCTGGCCCAGAAAGAAAGTTCTTTTTACGAAATCAACATTTTTACCCAGAATCCGGGTCATCTGATCCAGATTTTTCTGCAGGGAGGGGACGATTTCTGTAGACGCCAGTTCCTCTTGGGTATAAATATCCCTTTGTGTCGGTTGAGGGTGATAGGGCCTCGGGCGATTCTTCCGGATTTGCCTTTGTAACATGATCCATTTCAACTTTTCTAAAAGATCCATCTATGCAGCCCCCTTTGAACGATTTAAGCCGTGGCGGAACAGGGAGAGAAGGTATAATAACAAGGGAAGACCCAGATTGATAAAAAGGATGGAAACCGGGAAAGTATACTGGGAAAATTCCAGCAGTTTTTCCGTATTAGGCCAGGATATAAAAGCCAGCACCACGATTAGGGCTCCTGCCGGCAGGACCAGGCAGCGATAGCTGGTTAGGCCGAACCATTGGGCCAATCCATACACTCCGGCAAAGAAGAAGGTGGTTAATTTCATTAGCATGCCGGAAATCCAGACGGCCATGAATAAAGCGCTGGGCTGAAAAATCAGTTCCTGTACAAAATGGGGAGGCTGCGACAGCAAAGTAAATAACGGAAAAACCAGCCGGCTGGTCCGGTCCGCACCAAGGCTGCCTACTACGGTGATGATGACCATTTCCAGCAGGAAAAACAGCAGGAGAATGGCATATAGGGTAACCCTCCGGACAGCAGATTTCCGCTGGATAAAAGGGATCAGCATTAAAATTACCGCCGTTTCCCCGAGCCAGCTGGACGGTGACAGAGAACCGGTAACAATGGGACCAACCCCTTTGGAAAAGTCCGGTTTAAGGTTATACCAATCTACTGTCCCCACAAAAACAAAAAAAATAATAAGAATGGCAAACAAGTTGAAAAAAAGAATTAAGCTGTTGGCCCGGACAATTACCTCCAACCCCAGGTACAAAGCCGCACAGGAAAGCAGGGTAAGCAGCACCAGGAAAACTACCGGTGGGGTTTCGGGCATGTAAGCCGCGGACATCAATGCCTGGAATTGCCTCAAAACGTAATAGGCTACATAAATAAAGTAAAAAATAAACAGGAGGCTTACCAGCTTTCCCAAGGGGAAGCCCAGTATATCCACAGCGTATTCAATGATGGTCTTTTCCGGATAGCGAAGGCCCAGAGAGGTGGAAACCAGGGCAATTAACGACCCAACCGCCAGAGCGATTACCAGAGCCAGCCAGGAGGCCATACCTGCTCCCTTGGCCACTAAACCCGGTACAAAAAGAATGGAGGTGGCAAATACAATCATGACCAGATACCCCATGGCCTGCCACTCAGAAATTTTCCAGTTTTTCAAAAAACCATCCTCCCATAAGCTCTAAAAAAGCTGCTTATCAATACTTCTAGTATTTTCTCCCAATAAAGAAAACATGTACAAGAATGCAGGTTGTATTGGATCAGGCATACGAATAAAAATACCGGCTGCTTTTCGCGCCGGTATAAAAAGGTTTCACTTCACCAATTACCCTGCAGGATCATATACTTAGCTTAGAGAATGTTTTAATAGCTCGATTTTTAGGGAACACTGGAGATAAAAGGGGGGTTGGTATGGAAAAATTTTTAAATTGTGCTTTATGCCGGAAGTCTGTACCTGAAAACAACACCGGCATCACTCTTTTGGGAAGCTATATCTGCGAAGCCTGTGAAAATAAAATTGCCAACCTTGCCTGGGATGATCCCGAATATGACCTTTATAAAAGCGGTCTTAAAAAAATCTGGCGTTGTAACGAGGCCTGACTTTTCGCCAGGGCCTCTTTCTTTTTATCCAATCTTAACTTGCGGTGAGCCAGCTCGATGTCCGTTTTTATTTGTCTGAGTGTGGTTAAATCAATCCCGGCCCGGGCGGCAATTTCCATGTCGCTGCGACCGCTTTTCCATGCCCGGATCAGGCGGGTCACACTGGTGCGGTATTTTTTAGACAGGGCTTTTTCGTCGATTTGAGGACCCTTTGATTTAGGCATTCTGCTGCTCCTTTCTCTGCCCATCCCTTTATTTTAATTTTCCCCTCTTAAACACAGTCTATAAGGTTAAAGGAATGGAAAATAAGTTAGTAATTAATTGGCAGTTAATTTTTGTATATGATAAAATAAGTTGTTAATTATTTTTAGGATGTGGTTGGGTTGGAGCAAAAAAATGCTCCTTTATGGGAGTCGTTGCTGAAGCAGAAATTTGCCGGGTCGGCCCAACTGCATATTCCGGGTCACCGGAGTGGACAGGCCATTCCTACGGAATTTTTAAATTTGGCGGGAACAGGAATCTTTCAACTGGATCTTACAGAGATTCCCGGACTGGACGATTTGCATGATCCCCGGCAGGCCATTGCCGAAGCTCAGAAATTAGCAGCGGAACTGTATGGTGCGGAAAAAAGTTTTTTTTTAGTGAATGGTACCAGTGGCGGGCTGCTGGCTTTAATGCTGGCCTGTTGTCATCAGGGTGATAAAATTATTGTTCCCCGTAATGCACATAAATCCATCTTCTCGGGTCTGGTATTATCCGGGGCAGCGCCCGTTTATTACTATCCCCGGATCATGAAAGATTTTTTTTGTTCCAACGGACCGGATGTTTGGCAAATTAAAAATAAATTTAAAAAGGAGCAGGGCATCAAGGCAGTGATGGCGGTTCATCCCACCTACTACGGGATTGCCGGAGATTTGCCGAAGGTGGCGGATTGCTGCAGAGAAAACAATGTGCCCCTGTTGGTGGATGAGGCCCATGGCTCCCACCTGAAATTTCACCGGAATTTACCCCCGGATGCCCTTTCCTGCGGGGCGGATGCCGTGGTGCAAAGTATGCATAAAATGGGCGGCTCCCTGACCCAGTCCTCCCTCCTGCACATCCAGGGGCCTTATCTGGATAGGAAGCGGCTGGCAGAGGCGCTGCGCATGGTGCAGAGCAGCAGCCCGTCCTATTTATTGATGGCTTCCCTGGACCTGGCCCGCAGACAACTGGCTCTGAAGGGGGAAGAACTGATGGGCAAAGCCCTGGAAAAAGCCCTTTGGTGCCGGGAACGTCTGGAAAAACTAAAAGGGGTAAAGGTTTTGAACCAGGCGTATCTGGATGGGGACGGAGCCAGGTATTTTGACCGAACCCGGTTGACCTTTTCTTTACAGGACCTGGGTTTTTCAGGGTATCAGGTATCCCAACAACTAGAGCAAAAATATGGCGTTTTTGTGGAGATGGCGGATATTGCCTGTGTGGTGGCGGTGATTTCCCTAGGCACCACCTGGGAGGATTGCCGCAGGCTAATGCATGGAATAGAAGAGCTGACCCGGTCCCAGACGCAAACCGTGTCCCGGTTTTACCCCGAGACGTTCATGCTGCCGGAACCGGTAAGCCATTTAACCCCCCGGGAGGCCTGGCTCAGGCCCTCGGTAACAATTCCTCTGGAACAAAGTCTGGGCAGCATAAGCGCCGCCACCGTAGCGGTTTATCCGCCGGGAATACCGGCTCTTTGTCCGGGAGAGGAAATTACCAAGGATATTTTGGAATACCTGCAGGAAGTCCGGCAGAAGGGCTATCCCTGTCATGGGCTGGAGGACAGCGGGTTAAAGGTGATTCTTGAGGTATGAGTGGAGAATGATATAATTTAGCGTGGAGGGTTTATGTCCAAGGGATTGTTTATCGTATTTGAAGGTGTGGACGGGTCGGGAAAATCCACCCAACTGGATCTCTTAAATAAATATCTGACGGCCCGGCAGATTCCTACCTGCGCCACCCGGGAACCCGGGGGAACTCCGGTGGGAGAAAAAATACGGGAGTTTTTACTGGACCCGGTTTTCCAGGAAATGCAGGGGCACACGGAGTCTTTGCTTTACGCGGCGGCCCGGGCCCAATTGGTGGCCCAGGTGATCCGGCCCGCATTGGAACAGGGAACCGTGGTGCTCTGTGACCGTTATATTGACTCCAGTCTGGCCTACCAGGGTTATGGCCGGGGGCTGGATATTGAATTTCTAAAGAAAATTAATGAGCTGGGGACCGGGGGCTTGCAGCCTCATATAACCTTTCTATTGAGCCTGCCGCCGGAAGAAGGTCTGGCCCGCTCAAGAAGAACCAAGTCGGCCGACCGGCTGGAGAATGAAGCCATGGATTTTCATCGCCGGGTTTGGACCGGCTACCTAGCTTTAGCCCGGCAAAATCAAAGTTATGTTGTTTTGGATGCACGGCGAAGCATTGAAACATTGCACGAGGAAATTTGCTCAGTGATGGGTGGAATGATGGGTGTATAAGCTCAGTGATATCATCGGGCACCAGGAAATGATTCGGACGCTGAAGCATGCGGTGCAGCGGGACCGGGTGGCTCACGCTTACTTGTTTATGGGGCCGCCGAGGATTGGCAAGGGAACGGTGGCGGAGCGCTTTGCCGGCTCCCTGTTGTGTGATGAGCCCCGGGATGGTGATGCTTGCGGTTTGTGCCGTTCCTGCCGGCAGCAGTCCGGCGGCAATCATCCGGATTTGCATCGATTGCGGCCATCCGGGGCATCCATAAAAATTGAGCAGATCAGGGAATTGCAGCGGCAGGTGCAATTTAAACCTTACCAGTCCCGGAGGCAGGTGATTCTTATGGAAATGGTGGAAGCCATGACCACGGAAGCCGCCAACTGTTTTTTAAAAACCCTGGAGGAACCGGTGGGGGAAACGGTTTTCCTGTTGTTGACCCATCAGCCCCAGGCCCTTCTGCCGACCATTTTATCACGCTGCCAGCAGTTGGCCTTGCGACCCCTGAGTCAAAGGGAAGTGGCAGAGGGTTTGTTGAAACTTTGTCATTTGGACCCGCAACAGGCGGATAAACTGGCCGCTCTAACCGGCGGCAGCCTGGGCCTGGCGGTGCGGCTGGCCGACGGAAGCGAGAGCTGGGACGTCCGGAACCGGGTGTTGGAGATGGTGCAAAGATTTCCCGAAATGCAGAAGGCTCAAGCCTTGAGCATGGCGGAGGAATTATCCTCCGACCGGGCGGCGGCTTTGGAGGGTCTGGGGC is drawn from Desulforamulus ruminis DSM 2154 and contains these coding sequences:
- a CDS encoding GerAB/ArcD/ProY family transporter; translated protein: MDKEFISAKHGTYLTLGYVVGTALLLSPTATILTAKQDAWLAPLLAAIPGLLLIALLTSLNRMYPGQSLIQYSSSILGWPGKLLGLLILWFTFHLGALVLRNILTFVSSIMLFQTPPTVILIFTVALTAYGVKLGIETLARAFKILIFLVVIGFSIVHIYSMLFANYSNLLPVLSRGFKPILHSAVNFTAFPVGEIIVFSLLIFHIHKPQQVGPSLTAGLLAGILVLVLSIERAIVTLDPERSSRAIFTTITGLSSAPGGRLLMPIMALNTFVFSICKFFICYYGFVLGTSHWFKLSDYKPLILPAGALFILFALYLHSNAIEEFTFAATIWPVYALPIQFGVPLLLWLVAILKNALKSQR
- a CDS encoding Ger(x)C family spore germination protein; protein product: MGSLRRKFLQLLGILLLSFSLAGCWDLREAEETGIVVGMGIDQKEDGTIVVIAQTVKPQTPGAGGGVTGRTNQGVDTFQNWYSTGETVYDAVLNLTLKSPNVFFWSHNQVFIISEKLAKKGLADVLDFIERDPEFKQNAWILIAKEGLPEILESSNNAGQPPSQVLSDIINIRNRNAKYAISSLGDFLQQLGSPNTQPYTAGVTFTKSLMKDPDSVFLPGQEPAPAKELTLSDTAVFNRDKLAGWFNPVESRGLLWIQGKVRQGLLILNLQNQRVSVEITKSSSKFKSEVREGHLIMKVEVKVQGNLTEMAPGIELNEKQVKKIESLMAKEVKEQINGAVTRAQELNTDVLGFAGAVHRDYPEAWNRELSKQWPETFKELEVDVAVESHINGVGLIINSVNPQKIK
- a CDS encoding spore germination protein, whose translation is MDLLEKLKWIMLQRQIRKNRPRPYHPQPTQRDIYTQEELASTEIVPSLQKNLDQMTRILGKNVDFVKRTFFLGQEQPLEAAVIYIDNLIDPPLLDREIMSPLLEPPLNQRSGVHLLKVLTEGGLISRAEIKQYTAFDDIISSLLTGEVILLVDSFPRAFAISCKGYKMRDIPQPSLENSVRGPRDAFIEGLPVNIGLIRKRLASPNLVVETLKIGKVSNTTVALLYIKTIASEGLVAEVRKRLERIDIDVVLESGYLEHFIKDSPYSPFPQMLVTERPDRVVGNLAEGKVAVLTDNTPLALVVPGELLSLLQHPEDYYVNFYFATLIRWLRYLAFLAALTLPSLYIAITNFHQEMIPTTLFISIAAARQGVPFPAFLEALLMEAAFETLREAGIRLPGPIGQAVSIVGALVIGQAAVQANIVSPLMVIVVAFTGIATFTIPQYNFGITIRMLRFPLMISAAFLGLFGVMIGLLAILLHLCSLRSFGVPYLSPLAPFNWQGLKDTLIVAPHWTRSKRPAELVQQNNQLMGRNLKPRPPGKKE
- a CDS encoding GerAB/ArcD/ProY family transporter — its product is MKNWKISEWQAMGYLVMIVFATSILFVPGLVAKGAGMASWLALVIALAVGSLIALVSTSLGLRYPEKTIIEYAVDILGFPLGKLVSLLFIFYFIYVAYYVLRQFQALMSAAYMPETPPVVFLVLLTLLSCAALYLGLEVIVRANSLILFFNLFAILIIFFVFVGTVDWYNLKPDFSKGVGPIVTGSLSPSSWLGETAVILMLIPFIQRKSAVRRVTLYAILLLFFLLEMVIITVVGSLGADRTSRLVFPLFTLLSQPPHFVQELIFQPSALFMAVWISGMLMKLTTFFFAGVYGLAQWFGLTSYRCLVLPAGALIVVLAFISWPNTEKLLEFSQYTFPVSILFINLGLPLLLYLLSLFRHGLNRSKGAA
- a CDS encoding sigma factor G inhibitor Gin — encoded protein: MEKFLNCALCRKSVPENNTGITLLGSYICEACENKIANLAWDDPEYDLYKSGLKKIWRCNEA
- a CDS encoding aminotransferase class I/II-fold pyridoxal phosphate-dependent enzyme, coding for MVGLEQKNAPLWESLLKQKFAGSAQLHIPGHRSGQAIPTEFLNLAGTGIFQLDLTEIPGLDDLHDPRQAIAEAQKLAAELYGAEKSFFLVNGTSGGLLALMLACCHQGDKIIVPRNAHKSIFSGLVLSGAAPVYYYPRIMKDFFCSNGPDVWQIKNKFKKEQGIKAVMAVHPTYYGIAGDLPKVADCCRENNVPLLVDEAHGSHLKFHRNLPPDALSCGADAVVQSMHKMGGSLTQSSLLHIQGPYLDRKRLAEALRMVQSSSPSYLLMASLDLARRQLALKGEELMGKALEKALWCRERLEKLKGVKVLNQAYLDGDGARYFDRTRLTFSLQDLGFSGYQVSQQLEQKYGVFVEMADIACVVAVISLGTTWEDCRRLMHGIEELTRSQTQTVSRFYPETFMLPEPVSHLTPREAWLRPSVTIPLEQSLGSISAATVAVYPPGIPALCPGEEITKDILEYLQEVRQKGYPCHGLEDSGLKVILEV
- the tmk gene encoding dTMP kinase, with amino-acid sequence MSKGLFIVFEGVDGSGKSTQLDLLNKYLTARQIPTCATREPGGTPVGEKIREFLLDPVFQEMQGHTESLLYAAARAQLVAQVIRPALEQGTVVLCDRYIDSSLAYQGYGRGLDIEFLKKINELGTGGLQPHITFLLSLPPEEGLARSRRTKSADRLENEAMDFHRRVWTGYLALARQNQSYVVLDARRSIETLHEEICSVMGGMMGV
- the holB gene encoding DNA polymerase III subunit delta'; the encoded protein is MYKLSDIIGHQEMIRTLKHAVQRDRVAHAYLFMGPPRIGKGTVAERFAGSLLCDEPRDGDACGLCRSCRQQSGGNHPDLHRLRPSGASIKIEQIRELQRQVQFKPYQSRRQVILMEMVEAMTTEAANCFLKTLEEPVGETVFLLLTHQPQALLPTILSRCQQLALRPLSQREVAEGLLKLCHLDPQQADKLAALTGGSLGLAVRLADGSESWDVRNRVLEMVQRFPEMQKAQALSMAEELSSDRAAALEGLGLMLLWFRDLLVYHYTSDPGLLINRDVLDKLGRQSACYAPAGLVAILEDIKQAKDHIEGNANTRLALEVLMLKIHSYGGSYNVR